One segment of Enterobacter ludwigii DNA contains the following:
- a CDS encoding ligand-gated channel protein, translating into MTIPRVTLLAVAISAAMLSPLAHAADPDTVVVTATGFEQKIQNAPASISVISKQQIEDKAYRDVTDALKDVPGVVVTGGGSSSDISIRGMASQYTLFLVNGKRVSTRSTRPNSDNSGIEQGWLPPLESIERIEVIRGPMSSLYGSDAMGGVINIITKKVSNTKAWTGSLHGDATFQENHDSGDIFQTNAYASGPLIDGLLGAKVTGLLSRRAEDQILNGFNEQKMRNGGVTLNFTPDEQNDFDLDFTRELQDRNSTPGKSKATETCRGTTCTPNSKSETRYEHTTYSLTHSGYYSDFNTTSYIQQEETNNPVRKMRSYNTTFNNQNQIFLGDHTLTLGGQYRYEKLRDNGNQLEAADGLNKLTRWSWALFAEDEWAMTDSFTVTGGLRMDKDQNYGTNWTPRGYGVWHLAEQWTLKGGVSAGYRAPDLRQSSANWGQATGGGRLDGMIVGNPDLKPEKSLSEEIALLWDNNDSLNAGVTLFNTDFKNKITEVRRCNSSADSACTIGGHAYDFVSDRVNVDKANMRGVESTFGWKITRDVNWTANYTYTESEQKSGQFSGKPLNKMPKHMFNTTLDWQATQDVGFWSRLNFRGKSSEYLSRTSMSQGTPSYTQVDVGLRYNANKNLLVTAGVYNVLDKQIDYETYDTVLDGRRYTVGMTYSF; encoded by the coding sequence ATGACAATACCACGCGTTACGTTACTGGCTGTTGCCATCAGCGCCGCCATGCTCTCCCCTCTTGCTCACGCAGCCGACCCGGATACCGTGGTGGTGACCGCCACGGGTTTTGAGCAAAAAATCCAGAATGCCCCGGCCTCTATCTCCGTCATTTCAAAGCAGCAGATTGAAGACAAGGCTTACCGCGATGTGACCGATGCGCTAAAAGATGTCCCGGGCGTCGTCGTCACGGGCGGCGGAAGCAGCAGCGATATCAGCATTCGCGGCATGGCGTCCCAGTACACCTTGTTCCTGGTCAATGGCAAGCGCGTCAGTACGCGCAGCACGCGCCCGAACAGCGATAACTCGGGCATTGAGCAAGGCTGGCTACCACCGCTGGAGTCTATCGAGCGCATCGAAGTGATCCGCGGACCCATGTCATCGCTCTATGGCTCAGATGCAATGGGCGGCGTAATCAACATCATTACCAAAAAAGTCTCGAATACCAAAGCCTGGACCGGATCGTTACACGGCGATGCCACGTTCCAGGAGAACCATGATTCCGGGGATATCTTCCAGACCAACGCCTACGCTTCCGGCCCGTTAATTGACGGACTGCTCGGTGCAAAAGTGACAGGCCTGCTCTCACGTCGCGCGGAAGATCAGATCCTGAACGGTTTCAATGAGCAGAAAATGCGTAACGGCGGGGTCACGCTGAACTTTACCCCAGACGAGCAGAACGATTTTGACCTCGATTTTACCCGCGAACTTCAGGACCGAAACAGCACGCCGGGCAAGTCGAAAGCGACTGAAACCTGCCGCGGGACAACCTGCACGCCAAACAGCAAAAGCGAAACCCGCTACGAACATACGACCTATTCCCTTACCCACAGCGGTTACTACAGCGACTTCAACACCACCAGCTACATCCAGCAGGAAGAGACCAATAACCCGGTTCGCAAAATGCGTTCGTATAACACCACTTTCAACAACCAGAACCAGATCTTCCTCGGCGACCATACCCTGACCCTCGGCGGTCAGTATCGCTATGAGAAGCTGCGTGACAACGGTAACCAGCTTGAGGCGGCGGACGGGCTCAACAAACTGACGCGCTGGAGCTGGGCGCTGTTTGCTGAAGATGAGTGGGCGATGACCGATAGCTTCACGGTGACCGGTGGTCTGCGTATGGATAAAGACCAGAACTATGGCACCAACTGGACGCCTCGCGGTTATGGGGTGTGGCACCTTGCAGAACAGTGGACGTTAAAAGGGGGCGTTTCTGCCGGCTACCGTGCACCGGATCTGCGTCAGTCCTCCGCCAACTGGGGTCAGGCAACGGGCGGCGGTCGGCTGGATGGCATGATCGTGGGTAACCCGGACCTCAAGCCGGAGAAGAGCCTGAGCGAAGAGATCGCCCTGCTCTGGGATAACAATGACAGTCTTAACGCCGGCGTTACGCTGTTCAATACCGACTTCAAAAACAAAATCACTGAAGTACGCCGCTGTAACAGCAGTGCCGACTCTGCCTGTACGATTGGCGGCCATGCCTACGATTTTGTCAGCGACCGGGTCAACGTCGATAAAGCCAACATGCGCGGTGTGGAATCCACCTTCGGCTGGAAAATCACCCGTGATGTTAACTGGACGGCTAACTACACCTATACCGAATCCGAGCAGAAGAGCGGTCAGTTCTCTGGTAAGCCGCTGAATAAAATGCCTAAGCATATGTTCAACACCACGCTGGACTGGCAGGCCACGCAGGATGTGGGCTTCTGGAGCCGCCTGAACTTCCGCGGCAAATCTTCTGAGTATCTCAGCCGAACCTCAATGTCACAGGGCACCCCGTCTTACACGCAGGTTGATGTGGGTCTGCGTTATAACGCCAACAAGAACCTGCTGGTAACCGCAGGCGTGTATAACGTGCTGGATAAACAGATTGATTACGAGACTTACGATACCGTACTTGATGGCCGCCGTTACACTGTCGGCATGACCTACAGCTTCTGA
- a CDS encoding amino acid permease, with protein MVSEIKTTEAPALRRELKARHLTMIAIGGSIGTGLFVASGATISAAGPGGALFSYILIGLMVYFLMTSLGELAAYMPVSGSFSTYGQKYVEEGFGFALGWNYWYNWAVTIAVDLVAAQLVMNWWFPDTPGWIWSALFLAVIFLLNYISVRGFGEAEYWFSLIKVATVIIFIVVGVAMIVGIFKGAQPAGWSNWSIGDAPFAGGFSAMIGVAMIVGFSFQGTELIGIAAGESENPEKNIPRAVRQVFWRILLFYVFAILIISLIIPYTDPSLLRNDVKDISVSPFTLVFQHAGLLSAAAVMNAVILTAVLSAGNSGMYASTRMLYTLACDGKAPRIFSKLSRGGVPRNALYATTVIAGLCFLTSMFGNQTVYLWLLNTSGMTGFIAWLGIAISHYRFRRGYVMQGHDINDLPYRSGFFPLGPIFAFILCLIITLGQNYEAFLADRIDWGGVTATYIGIPLFLIIWFGYKLTKGTRFVRYSEMEFPGRVKQ; from the coding sequence ATGGTTTCAGAAATTAAAACCACAGAAGCGCCCGCGCTACGTCGCGAACTTAAGGCGCGTCACCTGACGATGATCGCTATCGGCGGTTCAATCGGTACAGGTCTTTTTGTTGCCTCTGGCGCAACAATTTCGGCAGCCGGCCCGGGTGGGGCACTTTTCTCTTATATCCTGATTGGCCTGATGGTGTACTTCCTGATGACCAGTCTGGGCGAACTGGCGGCGTACATGCCGGTATCCGGTTCGTTTTCGACCTACGGTCAAAAATACGTTGAAGAAGGCTTCGGCTTCGCGCTGGGCTGGAACTACTGGTACAACTGGGCCGTTACTATCGCCGTTGACCTGGTCGCCGCACAGCTGGTGATGAACTGGTGGTTCCCGGACACGCCAGGTTGGATCTGGAGTGCGCTGTTCCTGGCGGTGATCTTCCTGCTCAACTACATCTCCGTGCGTGGTTTTGGCGAAGCGGAATACTGGTTCTCTTTGATCAAAGTGGCAACCGTCATCATCTTTATCGTCGTCGGTGTGGCGATGATCGTTGGTATTTTCAAAGGCGCTCAACCTGCAGGATGGAGTAACTGGAGCATTGGCGATGCGCCATTTGCGGGTGGATTCTCGGCCATGATTGGCGTGGCGATGATTGTCGGTTTCTCCTTCCAGGGAACCGAGCTGATCGGGATTGCTGCCGGTGAATCCGAGAACCCGGAGAAGAACATTCCACGCGCGGTGCGTCAGGTATTCTGGCGTATCCTGCTGTTCTATGTGTTTGCGATTTTGATTATCAGTCTGATCATTCCTTACACCGATCCAAGCCTGCTGCGCAATGATGTGAAAGACATCAGCGTTAGCCCGTTCACGCTGGTCTTCCAGCATGCCGGTCTGCTCTCCGCCGCGGCGGTGATGAACGCCGTTATCCTGACCGCCGTGCTCTCAGCGGGTAACTCCGGCATGTATGCGTCTACCCGTATGCTCTATACCCTGGCATGCGACGGCAAAGCGCCACGCATCTTTTCTAAGCTGTCCCGTGGCGGCGTACCGCGTAACGCCCTGTATGCCACAACGGTGATTGCCGGTCTGTGCTTCCTGACCTCCATGTTTGGCAACCAGACGGTGTACCTGTGGCTGCTCAATACGTCCGGTATGACGGGCTTTATCGCCTGGCTCGGGATTGCTATCAGCCACTATCGCTTCCGTCGCGGTTACGTTATGCAAGGTCATGACATCAATGACCTGCCGTATCGCTCAGGGTTCTTCCCGCTGGGGCCTATTTTCGCCTTCATTCTGTGCCTGATTATTACGCTGGGACAGAACTATGAAGCGTTCCTTGCGGACCGTATCGACTGGGGTGGTGTAACGGCGACCTACATCGGTATTCCGCTGTTCCTGATAATCTGGTTTGGTTACAAACTGACGAAGGGGACGCGCTTTGTTCGCTACAGTGAAATGGAATTCCCGGGACGCGTAAAACAATAA
- the yieE gene encoding DNA-binding transcriptional regulator YeiE, with amino-acid sequence MHITLRQLEVFAEVLKSGSTTQASQMLALSQSAVSAALTDLEGQLGVQLFDRVGKRLVVNEHGRLLYPRALALLEQATEIEQLFREENGAIRVYASSTIGNYILPEVIARYRRDFPTLPLEMSVGNSQDVINAVIDFRVDIGLIEGPCHNVDIIAEPWLEDELVVFASPASSLLQGEVTLERLAQAQWILREQGSGTREIVDYLLLSHLPHFRLSMELGNSEAIKHAVRHGLGISCLSRRVIAEQLEAGTLVEIPLPLPKLVRTLWCIHHRQKHLSSSLQRFLRYCDM; translated from the coding sequence ATGCACATTACGTTGCGTCAGCTGGAAGTTTTTGCCGAAGTGCTGAAAAGCGGGTCGACGACGCAGGCCTCGCAAATGCTGGCGTTGTCCCAGTCCGCGGTCAGCGCGGCCCTGACCGATCTGGAAGGGCAACTGGGGGTTCAGCTTTTCGACAGAGTGGGGAAACGGCTGGTCGTCAATGAACATGGCCGCCTGCTGTACCCGCGCGCGCTGGCACTGCTGGAGCAGGCGACTGAAATCGAACAATTGTTCCGCGAAGAGAACGGGGCCATCCGCGTTTACGCCAGCAGTACGATCGGCAATTACATTCTGCCGGAAGTGATTGCCCGCTATCGCCGGGATTTCCCGACCCTGCCGCTGGAGATGAGCGTTGGCAATAGCCAGGATGTCATCAATGCGGTGATCGATTTCCGCGTGGACATCGGTTTGATTGAAGGGCCGTGTCACAACGTCGATATCATTGCTGAACCCTGGCTGGAAGATGAGCTGGTGGTGTTCGCCTCCCCGGCCTCTTCTTTATTACAGGGTGAAGTGACGCTGGAACGGCTGGCTCAGGCGCAGTGGATCCTCCGGGAACAGGGCTCCGGTACCCGTGAAATTGTCGATTACCTGCTGCTCTCCCACCTGCCGCATTTCCGGCTGAGTATGGAGCTGGGCAACTCGGAAGCCATCAAACACGCGGTCCGTCATGGGCTGGGCATCAGCTGTCTCTCCCGGCGGGTGATTGCTGAACAGCTTGAGGCCGGCACGCTGGTCGAAATACCGCTCCCGTTGCCTAAACTGGTGCGCACGTTGTGGTGCATTCATCATCGTCAGAAACACCTTTCCAGCTCGCTGCAGCGTTTTCTGCGCTATTGCGACATGTAA
- a CDS encoding YeiH family protein, whose amino-acid sequence MSEHTLQHQRTLWHFVPGLALSAVITGVALWGGSIPAVAGAGFSALTLAILLGMVVGNTVYPHIWKSCDGGVIFAKQHLLRLGIILYGFRLTFSQIADVGVSGIAIDVLTLTSTFLLACFIGQKVFGLDKQTSWLIGAGSSICGAAAVLATEPVVKAESSKVTVAVATVVIFGTLAIFLYPAMYPLVAHWFSPETYGIYIGSTMHEVAQVVAAGHAINPDAENAAVIAKMLRVMMLAPFLIILAARVKQLAPAGSSQKSKITIPWFAILFIVVAVFNSFHLLPKAVVDMLVTLDTVLLAMAMAALGVTTHVSALKKAGAKPLLMALVLFIWLIVGGGAINLAVHSLMA is encoded by the coding sequence ATGTCAGAACACACCTTACAGCATCAACGTACATTGTGGCACTTCGTGCCGGGTCTTGCGCTCAGCGCGGTGATAACTGGCGTAGCGTTATGGGGCGGCAGCATTCCGGCCGTCGCCGGGGCAGGTTTTAGTGCCTTAACGCTGGCAATATTGCTCGGCATGGTGGTGGGAAATACCGTTTACCCCCATATCTGGAAGTCCTGTGATGGCGGGGTTATTTTCGCCAAACAGCATCTGCTGCGCCTCGGGATTATCCTTTACGGCTTCCGCCTGACCTTTTCACAGATTGCGGATGTCGGCGTCAGCGGGATCGCTATTGACGTCCTGACCCTGACCAGCACCTTTTTACTGGCCTGCTTTATTGGCCAGAAAGTGTTTGGGCTGGATAAACAAACCAGCTGGCTGATTGGTGCCGGCAGCAGCATCTGCGGGGCCGCCGCGGTACTGGCAACCGAACCTGTCGTTAAGGCAGAATCCAGCAAAGTGACGGTTGCCGTCGCGACCGTCGTCATTTTCGGTACGCTGGCGATTTTCCTCTACCCGGCCATGTACCCGCTGGTTGCGCACTGGTTTAGTCCGGAGACCTACGGCATTTATATTGGTTCAACCATGCATGAAGTGGCTCAGGTGGTGGCGGCGGGTCACGCCATTAATCCGGATGCGGAAAATGCCGCGGTCATTGCCAAAATGCTGCGCGTCATGATGCTGGCTCCGTTCCTGATTATCCTGGCCGCTCGCGTAAAACAACTCGCGCCGGCAGGCAGCAGCCAGAAGAGTAAAATCACCATTCCGTGGTTTGCGATTCTTTTCATCGTGGTGGCGGTATTTAACTCCTTCCACCTGCTGCCGAAAGCCGTGGTGGATATGCTGGTCACGCTTGATACCGTCCTGCTGGCGATGGCGATGGCGGCGCTCGGGGTCACGACACACGTGAGCGCGCTGAAAAAAGCAGGTGCAAAACCGCTGCTGATGGCGCTGGTACTCTTCATCTGGCTGATCGTTGGCGGCGGTGCGATTAACCTCGCGGTACATAGCCTGATGGCATAA
- the nfo gene encoding deoxyribonuclease IV produces MKYVGAHVSAAGGLANAAIRAAEIEATAFALFTKNQRQWRAAPLTSEVIDDFKAACEKYHYGPGQILPHDSYLINLGHPVQEALEKSREAFLDEVQRCEQLGLTLLNFHPGSHLMQIDEDACLARIAESINITLDKTQGVTAVIENTAGQGSNLGFKFEHLAAIIDGVEDKSRVGVCIDTCHAFAAGYDLRTLDETKKTFDEFERIVGFKYLRGMHLNDAKSAFGSRVDRHHSLGEGNIGHDAFRFIMQDARFDGIPMVLETINPDIWAEEIAWLKAQQTAEQAA; encoded by the coding sequence ATGAAATATGTTGGAGCGCACGTCAGCGCTGCAGGTGGCCTTGCGAATGCCGCCATTCGCGCCGCCGAAATTGAGGCGACCGCTTTCGCCCTGTTCACCAAGAACCAGCGCCAGTGGCGCGCCGCCCCGCTCACCTCTGAAGTGATTGATGATTTCAAAGCCGCCTGTGAGAAATACCACTACGGGCCGGGTCAAATCCTTCCCCACGACAGCTATCTCATTAACCTCGGCCATCCCGTGCAGGAGGCGCTGGAGAAATCCCGCGAGGCTTTTCTTGATGAAGTGCAGCGCTGCGAGCAGCTTGGGCTGACGCTGTTGAACTTCCATCCGGGAAGTCATCTGATGCAGATTGACGAAGATGCCTGTCTGGCGCGCATTGCCGAATCCATCAACATCACGCTGGATAAAACCCAGGGCGTGACGGCGGTCATCGAGAACACCGCCGGGCAGGGCAGTAACCTCGGCTTTAAGTTCGAACACCTGGCGGCCATTATTGACGGCGTGGAGGATAAATCCCGCGTGGGCGTATGTATTGATACCTGCCATGCCTTTGCCGCGGGTTACGATCTGCGAACGCTTGATGAGACGAAAAAGACCTTCGATGAGTTTGAACGCATTGTGGGCTTCAAGTATCTGCGCGGAATGCACTTGAACGATGCGAAAAGCGCGTTTGGCAGCCGCGTGGACCGCCATCACAGCCTCGGTGAAGGCAATATCGGCCACGATGCGTTCCGCTTTATTATGCAGGATGCCCGTTTCGACGGTATCCCGATGGTGCTGGAAACCATTAATCCGGACATCTGGGCAGAAGAGATTGCCTGGCTGAAGGCACAGCAAACCGCTGAACAGGCGGCATAA
- the fruA gene encoding PTS fructose transporter subunit IIBC, with translation MKTLLIIDSGLGQARAYMAKTLLGAAANKAHLEMTDNPGDAEMVIVLGDKIPADSALNGKKVWLGDINRAVAHPELFLSEAKGHASVYSAPVAAPVAASGPKRIVAITACPTGVAHTFMAAEAIETEAKKRGWWVKVETRGSVGAGNAITPEEVAEADLVMVAADIEVDLAKFAGKPMYRTSTGLALKKTAQEFDKALVEAKPYQATGSTQTATEGKKESAGAYRHLLTGVSYMLPMVVAGGLCIALSFAFGITAFKEEGTLAAALMQIGGGSAFALMVPVLAGFIAFSIADRPGLTPGLIGGMLAVSTGSGFIGGIIAGFLAGYVAKLISSKLKLPQSMEALKPILIIPLISSLVVGLAMIYLIGKPVAGILAGLTHWLQTMGTANAVLLGAILGGMMCTDMGGPVNKAAYAFGVGLLSTQTYAPMAAIMAAGMVPPLALGLATIIARRKFDKAQQEGGKAALVLGLCFITEGAIPFAARDPMRVLPCCIVGGAVTGAISMAVGAKLMAPHGGLFVLLIPGAITPVLGYLLAIVAGTLVAGLSYAVLKRPEAEGVAKAA, from the coding sequence ATGAAAACGCTGCTGATCATTGACTCCGGTCTCGGACAGGCTCGCGCCTATATGGCGAAGACCTTGCTGGGAGCGGCGGCGAACAAAGCACATCTCGAGATGACGGATAACCCGGGCGACGCCGAAATGGTGATTGTTCTGGGTGATAAAATTCCCGCTGACAGTGCGCTGAATGGCAAAAAAGTGTGGCTGGGCGACATCAATCGCGCGGTGGCACACCCGGAACTGTTCCTGAGCGAAGCGAAAGGTCATGCGTCTGTTTACAGCGCACCGGTCGCGGCGCCGGTTGCCGCGTCCGGACCAAAACGTATTGTGGCGATCACGGCCTGCCCGACGGGCGTGGCTCATACCTTTATGGCGGCTGAAGCCATTGAAACCGAAGCGAAAAAACGCGGCTGGTGGGTAAAAGTTGAAACACGTGGATCCGTTGGTGCGGGCAACGCAATCACCCCAGAAGAGGTGGCTGAGGCCGATCTGGTGATGGTTGCGGCTGACATCGAAGTGGACCTGGCGAAATTTGCCGGTAAGCCGATGTACCGCACGTCAACGGGCCTGGCGCTGAAAAAGACCGCTCAGGAGTTTGATAAAGCGCTGGTGGAAGCGAAGCCGTATCAGGCAACGGGGTCCACGCAAACTGCGACGGAAGGTAAGAAAGAGTCAGCTGGCGCCTATCGCCATCTGCTGACCGGTGTGTCTTATATGCTGCCGATGGTGGTGGCGGGCGGTCTGTGTATTGCCCTCTCGTTCGCGTTTGGTATTACCGCGTTTAAAGAAGAAGGCACGCTGGCTGCTGCCCTGATGCAGATTGGTGGTGGTTCCGCGTTTGCCCTGATGGTGCCGGTGCTGGCAGGTTTTATCGCCTTCTCCATCGCTGACCGTCCGGGCCTGACGCCGGGTCTTATCGGCGGTATGCTGGCGGTGAGCACCGGTTCTGGCTTTATCGGCGGTATCATTGCCGGTTTCCTGGCGGGTTACGTTGCGAAGCTTATTAGCTCGAAGCTGAAACTGCCGCAGAGTATGGAAGCGCTGAAACCGATTCTGATCATCCCGTTGATTTCCAGCCTGGTGGTGGGTCTGGCGATGATTTACCTCATCGGTAAACCTGTAGCGGGTATCCTGGCGGGTCTGACCCACTGGCTGCAAACCATGGGTACTGCGAATGCGGTACTGCTGGGAGCTATTCTCGGTGGCATGATGTGTACCGACATGGGGGGCCCGGTGAACAAAGCAGCATACGCATTCGGTGTTGGCCTGCTGAGTACCCAGACCTACGCGCCAATGGCAGCGATTATGGCGGCCGGTATGGTGCCACCATTGGCTCTTGGCCTGGCAACCATCATTGCACGTCGTAAGTTCGACAAAGCGCAGCAGGAAGGGGGGAAAGCCGCCCTGGTACTTGGCCTGTGCTTTATCACCGAAGGGGCAATTCCGTTCGCGGCGCGTGACCCAATGCGCGTGCTGCCATGCTGTATCGTGGGGGGCGCGGTAACCGGTGCTATCTCCATGGCGGTTGGCGCGAAACTGATGGCACCACACGGCGGTCTGTTCGTGCTGCTGATCCCAGGTGCAATCACGCCAGTGCTGGGTTATCTGCTGGCGATTGTGGCCGGTACGCTGGTGGCAGGTCTCTCTTACGCGGTGCTGAAACGTCCGGAAGCGGAAGGGGTCGCGAAAGCGGCGTAA